In a single window of the uncultured Erythrobacter sp. genome:
- a CDS encoding N-acetylneuraminate synthase family protein, translating into MMIDKNLRPFVVFAEEELLIALRKISDNRRGAVLCVSQSGRLEGVLTDGDVRRWLIESAQFDFDVSALQVANTGFTAAREGMSEGEIEAMFSDRVSFVPVLDAQDRVVAVAWKDARTITIGERAIGRDEPCYVIAEIGNNHNGSLDLAKKLIDLAAEAGADCAKFQMRDMASLYKNDGSASDDSADLGAQYTLDLLARMQLSNDEMIEAFDHCKSAGIQPLCTPWDEASLAVLEDYGMPAYKLASADLTNHELLSAMARTGKVLICSTGMSTQAEIEDAVAVLRPHAAPYVLLHCNSTYPAPFKDINLAFMDTLGKYSNGLVGYSGHERGFHVPVAAVARGAKVVEKHFTIDRGMEGNDHRVSLLPDELRAMVEQIREVEAAMGTNAPRMVTQGEMMNREVLAKSVVAARPIAAGAVLCEEDLAVRSPGQGLPPYRLKELIGRPAKQAMKPGDFFYPSDLEDGRSSARPYRFNRRFGVPVRYHDFERMAEASNLDLVEFHFSYKDLEVDIAKALGGRKFDIELVVHAPELFAGDHVLDLCSPDADYRAHSIAELQRVIDVTRELAKHFADHGPVPIITNVGGFSADRALPEAQKPEMYALVAEAIASLDCDGVEIIPQTMPPYPWHFGGQRFHNLFMQADEIAEYCKANSARICLDISHSALAATHARASFKQFLETVGPFTRHLHVVDAEGVDGEGLQIGEGSIDFAMVADVLDRTAPDASFIPEIWQGHKDSGAGFWTALDRLETCF; encoded by the coding sequence ATGATGATCGACAAGAACTTGCGACCCTTTGTGGTCTTTGCCGAGGAAGAGCTGCTGATTGCCCTGCGCAAGATCAGCGATAATCGCCGCGGCGCGGTGCTGTGCGTCTCGCAGTCAGGGCGGCTCGAAGGGGTGCTAACCGATGGCGACGTGCGCCGCTGGCTGATCGAATCCGCCCAATTCGATTTTGACGTCAGCGCGTTGCAGGTCGCCAATACCGGCTTCACCGCCGCGCGCGAAGGCATGTCCGAGGGCGAGATCGAGGCGATGTTCTCCGACCGGGTCAGCTTTGTCCCGGTGCTCGATGCGCAGGACCGGGTGGTGGCGGTCGCGTGGAAAGATGCACGCACGATCACGATCGGCGAGCGCGCGATTGGGCGCGATGAGCCCTGCTATGTGATCGCAGAGATCGGCAACAACCATAATGGCAGCCTCGACCTTGCGAAAAAGCTGATCGACCTTGCCGCCGAAGCCGGAGCCGATTGCGCCAAGTTCCAGATGCGCGACATGGCCTCGCTCTACAAGAATGATGGCAGCGCCAGCGACGACAGCGCCGATCTGGGGGCGCAATACACGCTCGATTTGCTGGCGCGGATGCAGCTTTCCAATGATGAGATGATCGAGGCTTTCGACCACTGCAAAAGCGCCGGCATCCAGCCGCTTTGCACGCCGTGGGACGAAGCCAGCCTCGCCGTGCTCGAGGATTACGGCATGCCCGCCTACAAGCTCGCATCGGCTGACCTCACCAATCACGAATTGCTCAGCGCGATGGCGCGCACAGGCAAGGTGCTGATCTGCTCGACCGGCATGTCGACCCAGGCCGAGATCGAGGATGCGGTCGCGGTCCTGCGGCCCCACGCCGCGCCCTATGTGCTGCTCCACTGCAACTCGACCTATCCCGCGCCGTTCAAGGACATCAACCTCGCCTTCATGGACACTTTGGGCAAGTATTCGAACGGGCTGGTCGGATATTCAGGGCACGAACGCGGATTCCACGTGCCGGTCGCTGCGGTCGCGCGCGGGGCCAAGGTGGTGGAGAAGCACTTCACCATCGACAGGGGGATGGAGGGCAACGATCACCGCGTTAGCCTGCTTCCTGATGAGCTGCGCGCCATGGTCGAACAGATCCGCGAGGTCGAAGCGGCGATGGGCACCAATGCACCGCGCATGGTGACGCAGGGCGAGATGATGAACCGCGAAGTGCTTGCAAAAAGCGTCGTCGCCGCGCGCCCGATTGCGGCAGGCGCAGTGCTTTGCGAAGAGGATCTCGCGGTGCGCAGCCCTGGTCAGGGCCTGCCGCCCTACCGCCTCAAAGAGCTGATCGGTCGGCCTGCCAAACAGGCCATGAAACCCGGCGACTTTTTCTACCCCAGCGATCTCGAAGACGGGCGCAGCAGCGCGCGGCCCTATCGGTTCAACCGCCGCTTTGGCGTGCCGGTGCGCTATCACGATTTCGAACGCATGGCCGAGGCGAGCAATCTCGACCTCGTTGAATTCCACTTCTCCTACAAAGACCTCGAAGTGGACATCGCCAAGGCGCTGGGCGGGCGCAAATTCGACATCGAACTGGTGGTCCACGCGCCAGAGCTTTTCGCGGGCGATCATGTGCTCGACCTGTGCTCACCCGATGCCGATTACCGCGCGCATTCGATCGCCGAATTGCAGCGTGTGATCGACGTGACGCGCGAGCTTGCCAAACACTTTGCCGATCACGGTCCGGTGCCGATCATCACCAATGTCGGCGGCTTCAGCGCAGACCGCGCTTTGCCCGAGGCGCAGAAGCCGGAAATGTATGCGCTGGTGGCCGAGGCCATCGCCTCGCTCGACTGCGACGGGGTCGAGATCATCCCGCAGACCATGCCGCCCTATCCGTGGCATTTCGGCGGGCAGCGGTTCCACAACCTCTTCATGCAAGCCGACGAGATCGCGGAATATTGCAAGGCCAACAGCGCCCGCATTTGCCTCGACATCTCGCACAGCGCGCTCGCGGCGACGCATGCGCGCGCCAGTTTCAAGCAATTCCTCGAAACCGTTGGTCCGTTCACCCGCCACCTGCATGTGGTCGATGCAGAGGGTGTCGATGGCGAAGGCCTGCAAATCGGCGAAGGCTCGATCGACTTTGCGATGGTCGCCGACGTACTCGACCGCACCGCCCCCGACGCCAGCTTCATCCCCGAAATCTGGCAGGGACACAAGGATAGCGGCGCGGGTTTCTGGACCGCGCTCGACCGGTTGGAAACATGTTTCTAG
- a CDS encoding surface carbohydrate biosynthesis protein yields the protein MFLGDIPPRRIGLVVDHPQRDLDGLCLVAQLLAERGHETVLLPFYTQHFDLPNVALDAIVLNYVRPANLALAKAAAARGIALVVLDTEGGLIPENGPTSAKGIARFLRSSGLDMQLALYLFWGEHLRETIAAETRLDPQRLIVTGCPRFDLSQPSYSRAQFRKDRVLVNTNFPVANPAHSGGSSTDAKAMGSVGFSEREIADLAMIVREAMDNMIEAVRALACARPKLHFAIRPHPFERAEPYKRAFADLANVSIEREGTAMEALAGSRCLLHINCTTAIEAVLTNVPPISLDFVNSDRLEAMARLPSQISHRAGHLEAALNLIDRAETLPPGQAHDCITPFFGALDGKAAIRAAEVLASAPLPSSAGSERQPLRRRITASLGAAIGSSAIEDLRRKFSPARSAKSFSAEEVRRRIERLARAHGQDPAKVDQLRSGLGLPIEALKLSPSPSREAHEFNAFGPNEDPQNARR from the coding sequence ATGTTTCTAGGCGACATCCCTCCCCGCCGGATCGGCCTGGTGGTCGATCATCCGCAGCGCGACCTCGATGGGCTGTGCCTGGTCGCGCAATTGCTCGCCGAGCGCGGGCATGAGACGGTGTTGCTGCCGTTCTACACCCAGCATTTCGACCTCCCCAATGTCGCGCTCGATGCGATTGTGCTGAACTATGTCCGGCCTGCCAATCTGGCACTGGCAAAGGCGGCCGCCGCGCGCGGGATCGCGCTGGTGGTGCTCGACACCGAAGGCGGGCTGATCCCCGAAAATGGCCCGACATCGGCCAAGGGCATTGCGCGCTTCCTGCGCTCATCCGGGCTCGACATGCAGCTGGCGCTCTACCTGTTCTGGGGTGAGCATCTGCGCGAGACTATTGCCGCCGAAACGCGGCTCGATCCGCAGCGATTGATCGTCACAGGATGCCCGCGTTTTGATCTGTCGCAGCCCAGTTACAGCCGCGCCCAGTTCAGAAAGGATCGCGTGCTGGTCAACACCAATTTCCCTGTTGCCAATCCCGCCCATAGCGGCGGCTCTTCGACCGATGCGAAGGCGATGGGCAGTGTCGGCTTCAGCGAGAGAGAAATCGCCGATCTGGCGATGATAGTGCGCGAGGCGATGGATAACATGATTGAGGCGGTGCGCGCGCTCGCTTGCGCCCGGCCAAAGCTGCACTTTGCCATCCGCCCTCACCCCTTCGAGCGTGCCGAGCCTTACAAACGAGCCTTCGCCGACCTCGCCAATGTCAGCATTGAGCGCGAAGGCACAGCCATGGAAGCGCTCGCCGGATCGCGGTGCCTGCTCCACATCAATTGCACCACCGCGATTGAGGCTGTCCTGACCAACGTGCCGCCGATCTCGCTCGATTTCGTCAATTCGGACAGGTTGGAGGCGATGGCCCGCTTGCCATCGCAGATCAGCCATCGCGCAGGGCATCTGGAGGCGGCATTGAACCTGATCGACAGGGCCGAGACACTGCCGCCGGGGCAAGCGCATGATTGCATCACGCCGTTCTTTGGCGCGCTCGATGGCAAGGCCGCGATCCGCGCTGCGGAGGTCCTGGCCAGTGCGCCGCTTCCCTCATCGGCGGGGAGCGAACGCCAACCGCTGCGGCGGCGCATCACCGCAAGTCTAGGTGCCGCCATCGGGTCGAGCGCAATCGAGGATCTGCGCCGCAAATTCAGTCCTGCCCGCAGCGCGAAGAGCTTCTCAGCCGAAGAAGTGCGCCGCCGGATCGAGCGCCTGGCCCGCGCCCACGGACAAGATCCCGCCAAAGTGGATCAGTTACGCTCGGGGCTGGGATTGCCAATCGAAGCGCTCAAACTTAGCCCTAGCCCTTCCCGCGAGGCGCATGAATTCAATGCCTTCGGCCCAAACGAGGACCCCCAGAATGCTAGACGGTAA
- the pseB gene encoding UDP-N-acetylglucosamine 4,6-dehydratase (inverting), whose protein sequence is MLDGKSLLITGGTGSFGKAFVRRVLEEYPKIARLVIFSRDELKQFEMQQEFSPQEHRALRYFLGDVRDEARVRRAMQGIDYVVHAAALKQVPAAEYNPFECIKTNVLGAQNVIEACLDAGVSRVVALSTDKAAAPANLYGATKLCSDKLFVAANNIRGSRNLRFSVVRYGNVMGSRGSVIPFFLARKDSGTLPITDERMTRFNISLAEGVDMVMWSLGHAKGGEIFVPKIPSYRIGDVAEAIAPEAEKTIVGIRPGEKIHEEMITSSDSFSTVDMGRYYAILPAGGEEIVAQYCAENGGEPVKPGFVYNSGTNPDFLSVEQLRELIADEQSGAAPPRPMMQAIARKPAGQPGANGARATNGSATIMPVSATAN, encoded by the coding sequence ATGCTAGACGGTAAATCCCTATTGATCACAGGCGGAACCGGTTCTTTCGGTAAGGCGTTTGTGCGGCGGGTACTCGAAGAATATCCTAAGATTGCCCGTCTCGTGATCTTCTCGCGCGACGAGCTGAAACAGTTCGAGATGCAGCAGGAATTCTCTCCGCAAGAACACCGGGCCTTGCGATATTTCCTCGGTGATGTGCGCGATGAGGCGCGGGTGCGACGGGCGATGCAAGGGATCGATTATGTCGTGCACGCGGCCGCGCTCAAACAAGTGCCCGCGGCCGAATACAATCCGTTCGAATGCATCAAGACAAATGTTCTGGGCGCGCAAAATGTGATCGAGGCTTGCCTTGACGCTGGCGTCAGCCGCGTGGTCGCGCTCTCGACCGACAAGGCCGCAGCCCCGGCCAATCTCTACGGCGCGACTAAGCTGTGTTCGGACAAGCTGTTTGTCGCCGCCAACAATATCCGTGGCAGCCGCAACTTGCGCTTCTCAGTCGTCCGATACGGCAATGTCATGGGCTCACGCGGGTCGGTGATCCCGTTCTTTCTGGCGCGTAAGGACAGCGGAACCCTGCCCATCACCGATGAGCGGATGACCCGGTTCAACATCTCGCTCGCCGAAGGTGTCGACATGGTGATGTGGTCTCTGGGTCACGCAAAAGGCGGCGAGATTTTCGTGCCCAAGATCCCCTCCTACCGGATCGGTGACGTGGCCGAAGCGATTGCGCCTGAGGCTGAAAAGACAATTGTCGGTATCCGTCCAGGCGAGAAGATTCATGAAGAGATGATCACGTCGAGCGACAGTTTCTCTACCGTCGATATGGGCCGCTATTACGCGATCCTGCCCGCCGGCGGAGAGGAGATCGTCGCGCAATATTGCGCAGAGAATGGCGGCGAGCCGGTGAAGCCGGGCTTTGTCTATAATAGCGGAACCAATCCCGACTTCCTCTCGGTAGAACAGCTGCGTGAACTGATTGCAGATGAACAGTCTGGTGCCGCGCCTCCACGCCCGATGATGCAGGCAATCGCGCGCAAGCCCGCTGGGCAGCCCGGCGCGAATGGTGCGCGCGCGACCAACGGATCGGCCACGATAATGCCGGTCAGCGCGACTGCGAATTGA
- the pseC gene encoding UDP-4-amino-4,6-dideoxy-N-acetyl-beta-L-altrosamine transaminase has product MQKVASLDTLPAGETDPGNSHIPYSRQQIGAADIAAVTDVLTSDYLTQGPAGPAFETAFAARHAVAHAVAVSNATAALHIGCMALGIGPGSRVWTSPISFVASANCALFCGAQVDFVDIDPATRNMSVEALRAKLELAEAKGTLPDLLIPVDFAGFPCDLAEMRSLADLYGFRILQDASHATGAEYRGSPVGSHYADACVFSFHAVKIVTAAEGGMIVTQDDALAERLRLLRSHGVTRDPDVMERPDEGAWHYEQTALGYNYRLTDLQAALGLSQLRQMDEWRSARAELAARYDRLFADAPLRLPAQQPDRKSAWHLYAVEIDAERAPPRKAVFDAMRAANIGVNVHYIPIHTQPYYARLGFSQGDFPAAEAYYARALSLPLFPALSAQQQDRVADTLLKLVE; this is encoded by the coding sequence ATGCAAAAGGTCGCCAGCCTCGACACTTTACCCGCCGGCGAAACTGACCCCGGCAACAGCCATATCCCCTATAGCCGCCAGCAAATCGGCGCGGCTGATATTGCGGCTGTCACTGATGTTCTGACCTCGGATTACCTGACGCAGGGGCCCGCAGGACCAGCCTTCGAAACCGCCTTTGCCGCCCGCCATGCGGTTGCCCATGCTGTCGCGGTGTCGAATGCGACGGCGGCGCTGCACATTGGTTGTATGGCTCTAGGGATCGGGCCGGGAAGCCGGGTGTGGACCAGCCCGATCAGCTTTGTCGCCAGCGCCAATTGCGCGCTTTTTTGCGGCGCGCAGGTCGATTTCGTCGATATCGATCCGGCAACGCGCAACATGTCCGTCGAAGCCTTGCGTGCAAAACTCGAACTGGCCGAGGCCAAGGGGACGCTGCCCGACCTGCTGATCCCGGTGGATTTCGCCGGGTTTCCTTGCGACCTCGCCGAGATGCGGTCGCTGGCCGACCTCTATGGCTTTCGAATCTTGCAAGATGCCAGCCATGCAACCGGAGCCGAATATCGCGGATCACCGGTCGGCAGCCACTATGCCGATGCCTGTGTCTTCAGCTTTCATGCCGTCAAGATTGTAACAGCTGCCGAAGGGGGCATGATCGTCACGCAAGATGATGCCCTCGCCGAGCGGCTGCGCCTGCTGCGTTCTCACGGCGTCACTCGCGATCCCGACGTCATGGAACGTCCGGACGAGGGGGCGTGGCACTACGAACAGACGGCGCTTGGTTACAATTACCGGCTCACAGATCTGCAGGCAGCCCTGGGCCTGTCGCAATTGCGGCAGATGGATGAATGGCGCAGCGCTCGCGCAGAACTGGCCGCGCGCTATGATCGGCTGTTTGCCGATGCGCCACTGCGCCTGCCCGCGCAGCAGCCGGATCGCAAATCCGCTTGGCACCTCTATGCCGTTGAGATCGATGCGGAGCGAGCGCCCCCGCGCAAGGCTGTGTTCGATGCAATGCGAGCAGCCAATATCGGGGTGAACGTCCATTACATCCCGATCCACACCCAACCCTATTATGCTCGCCTGGGCTTCTCCCAAGGCGATTTCCCAGCGGCAGAGGCCTATTACGCCCGGGCGCTTTCACTGCCGCTTTTCCCCGCATTGAGCGCCCAGCAGCAGGACCGGGTGGCCGATACGCTGTTGAAGCTGGTGGAATAA
- the pseF gene encoding pseudaminic acid cytidylyltransferase, protein MGGNLAIIPARGGSKRIARKNIRHFAGRPILCWSIEIAQKSGLFDQIMVSTDDEEIAEVAREAGAEVPFMRSGEAADDHAPIATVLREVIGSYSANDRIFDRICCLFATAPFIEAEDLKAGFDLLDNSEFEVVIPVARFAYPIQRSLSRSGAGRVLLNHPEHADTRSQDLAEAYHDAGQWIWLNPAYLSRVQPLLGPATGSVVIDSSRVEDIDTEEDWRRAQWKFERLQQEEATL, encoded by the coding sequence GTGGGCGGAAATCTCGCGATTATCCCCGCGCGCGGCGGCAGCAAGCGGATCGCGCGCAAGAACATCCGCCACTTCGCCGGACGTCCGATCCTGTGCTGGAGCATCGAGATCGCACAGAAAAGCGGCTTGTTCGACCAGATCATGGTCAGCACCGATGACGAGGAGATCGCAGAGGTTGCGCGCGAGGCGGGCGCCGAGGTGCCGTTCATGCGCTCGGGCGAGGCGGCCGATGACCACGCCCCGATTGCAACGGTCTTGCGCGAGGTGATCGGCAGCTATTCCGCAAACGACCGAATCTTTGACCGGATTTGCTGCCTGTTCGCCACCGCCCCCTTCATCGAGGCGGAGGATTTGAAAGCGGGGTTTGACCTGCTCGACAATAGCGAATTCGAAGTCGTTATCCCCGTCGCGCGCTTTGCCTATCCGATCCAGCGCAGCCTCTCGCGAAGCGGGGCCGGGCGGGTGCTGCTCAATCATCCCGAGCACGCCGACACACGCTCACAGGATCTGGCCGAGGCCTATCACGATGCCGGTCAATGGATCTGGCTCAATCCGGCCTACCTCTCTCGCGTGCAGCCACTGCTAGGCCCGGCCACCGGCTCGGTCGTTATCGACTCAAGCCGGGTCGAGGATATCGACACCGAAGAAGACTGGCGCCGCGCCCAGTGGAAATTTGAACGGCTGCAACAAGAAGAAGCCACGCTGTGA
- a CDS encoding GNAT family N-acetyltransferase has translation MTRLYQRLPALEASLNGYSLRCVQDTDIEAIRRWRNAQMEVLRQAAPISSLEQEQYFARTIWPQMELERPRTILAAILQGDRAIGYGGLVHCAWEHKRAEISALFAPEIARDRSAYRAALLAFLEMIRETGFMRLGFNRLTLETYDIRPFHIGVLEEAGFQLEGRLRDHVVIDGKATDSLLHAALAKDQQAAGGRITSCATRSIRVPATGGV, from the coding sequence GTGACGCGGCTTTATCAGCGCCTGCCCGCGCTCGAGGCCAGCTTGAACGGCTATTCACTGCGCTGCGTTCAGGATACCGATATCGAAGCGATCCGCCGATGGCGCAACGCGCAGATGGAGGTGCTACGCCAAGCCGCGCCGATTTCATCGCTTGAGCAGGAGCAATATTTCGCGCGCACGATCTGGCCGCAAATGGAACTCGAGCGACCCCGGACCATTCTGGCCGCGATCCTGCAAGGCGATCGTGCGATTGGCTATGGCGGTCTCGTCCACTGCGCATGGGAGCATAAGCGGGCAGAGATCTCGGCCTTGTTCGCGCCAGAAATCGCCCGTGATCGCTCCGCCTATCGCGCCGCCTTGTTGGCCTTTCTGGAGATGATCCGCGAGACCGGATTTATGAGGCTGGGCTTTAACCGCCTGACTCTGGAGACCTACGATATCAGACCGTTTCATATCGGCGTTCTGGAAGAGGCCGGTTTCCAGCTTGAAGGGCGGCTGCGCGACCATGTGGTGATCGACGGAAAGGCAACCGACAGCCTGCTTCATGCCGCTTTGGCGAAAGATCAGCAGGCGGCAGGTGGGCGGATCACCTCATGCGCGACCCGTTCGATCCGCGTGCCGGCAACGGGCGGAGTGTAG
- a CDS encoding ATP-grasp domain-containing protein: MIAGPILLTGAGGDIGIALARVLREALPGAAIIGADCDAGAVGAEFVDSFHTLPRADAPDFLAALESLIAVTGARHVIPLAEAELARLSAEDMLAGELAGAAIISANATAVRTGLDKLVTAQVLGQAGLAVPESGIVGEDEPGHFDCIIKPRSGQGSKGLRFVARGEFDALAGDYRGNLWQRWLKDEASEYTCGVARFGAKATRSLCFRRRLQGGLTGRGEVVHDARLTLACEQVAEALDLEGSINIQLRMDAGTPVIFEINPRFSSTVGFRHRLGFTDAIWAIKARLGLDVGAYTPPVAGTRIERVAHEVIRPPAAC; this comes from the coding sequence GTGATCGCAGGCCCGATCTTGTTGACTGGCGCAGGCGGCGACATCGGAATCGCGCTGGCCAGAGTGCTGCGCGAAGCCTTGCCCGGCGCCGCGATCATAGGCGCGGATTGCGACGCGGGCGCAGTGGGGGCGGAGTTTGTCGATAGCTTTCACACTTTGCCGCGCGCCGATGCACCTGATTTTCTCGCCGCGCTCGAATCGCTGATCGCTGTGACCGGCGCGCGCCATGTGATCCCGCTTGCCGAGGCCGAATTGGCCCGGTTGAGCGCGGAAGATATGCTTGCAGGTGAGCTAGCGGGCGCTGCGATCATCAGCGCCAATGCCACGGCGGTTCGCACAGGTTTGGACAAGCTGGTGACGGCGCAGGTGCTTGGTCAGGCGGGGCTGGCGGTGCCCGAAAGCGGGATCGTGGGCGAGGACGAGCCGGGCCATTTTGACTGCATTATCAAACCGCGCAGCGGGCAGGGCAGCAAGGGTCTGCGCTTTGTCGCGCGGGGTGAGTTTGACGCGCTTGCCGGCGACTATCGCGGCAATCTGTGGCAGCGCTGGCTCAAGGACGAGGCAAGCGAGTATACGTGCGGTGTCGCGCGTTTTGGTGCGAAGGCAACGCGCTCGCTCTGTTTTCGCAGGCGCCTTCAGGGCGGCCTGACCGGCAGGGGTGAGGTGGTGCATGATGCGCGCCTGACCCTCGCATGCGAGCAAGTGGCCGAGGCGCTCGACTTGGAAGGGTCGATCAATATTCAGCTGCGGATGGATGCGGGCACGCCCGTCATATTCGAGATCAACCCGAGGTTTTCGAGCACTGTGGGCTTTCGCCACCGGCTGGGTTTCACCGACGCAATTTGGGCGATCAAAGCGCGGCTGGGCCTTGATGTCGGAGCCTACACTCCGCCCGTTGCCGGCACGCGGATCGAACGGGTCGCGCATGAGGTGATCCGCCCACCTGCCGCCTGCTGA
- a CDS encoding metallophosphoesterase family protein: MRLRAMKVAVLSDIHANIDALDAVLAEVRAEGIERLILLGDYVGYYFEPRAVIEALSAFDCVGIQGNHDRMALAARDDPSARDAYRGQYGSAIDAALDQLGQAEWDWLAAHPVSRDITLGEYRIHLAHGATFDPDAYIYPDAPTARFDRLTHGVDADAIWLGHTHYPFMRVGAGGPAILNPGSVGQPRDIGGLASWAIFHAETGATAFRRTEFQVHGLLAECRRRDPGLKALSNPLTRKRMGLQA, from the coding sequence ATGCGGCTTCGCGCCATGAAGGTCGCGGTTCTGTCTGACATCCACGCCAATATCGACGCGCTCGATGCCGTTCTGGCAGAGGTGCGCGCCGAGGGAATCGAGCGGCTCATCCTGCTGGGCGATTATGTCGGCTATTACTTCGAACCGCGCGCCGTGATCGAGGCGCTGAGCGCATTTGATTGCGTTGGTATTCAGGGCAATCACGACCGGATGGCGCTTGCTGCGCGCGATGACCCGTCGGCGCGCGATGCCTATCGCGGCCAATATGGCTCGGCCATCGACGCGGCGCTGGATCAGTTGGGGCAGGCCGAATGGGACTGGCTCGCCGCCCACCCTGTCAGCCGCGACATCACTTTGGGCGAGTATCGCATCCACCTCGCGCATGGCGCGACCTTTGATCCGGACGCCTATATCTATCCCGATGCCCCGACGGCGCGGTTTGACCGGCTGACCCATGGCGTTGACGCCGACGCAATCTGGCTCGGCCACACGCATTATCCGTTCATGCGGGTTGGAGCGGGCGGGCCAGCAATCCTGAACCCCGGATCGGTCGGCCAACCGCGCGATATTGGCGGGCTCGCGTCATGGGCGATCTTCCATGCCGAAACCGGAGCAACGGCTTTTCGCAGGACCGAATTTCAGGTCCATGGGCTGCTTGCCGAATGCCGCCGCCGTGATCCGGGCCTGAAAGCGCTCAGCAATCCGCTCACCCGCAAGCGCATGGGCCTGCAAGCGTGA
- a CDS encoding SDR family NAD(P)-dependent oxidoreductase has product MSRLAIITGAGSGLGKAICEVLSEVQGERPGGVAGEQIVCIAIARGPIADGPLDQITADLSRPHNWPAIVGPMLSDLEFSRITFFDIAAVLPHGAAQDADFKAKMDEAMRVNVTSPLAIARALAQIARSRTVPLDVVHISSGAALRPIANWGAYCASKAAAAMAWRVFEAENDFVTAHIIQPGVIATKMQQRLREEGDPNAAPRAALRSPHEVARDILRQCGFAP; this is encoded by the coding sequence ATGAGCAGGCTTGCAATCATAACCGGTGCCGGCAGCGGGCTGGGCAAGGCCATTTGCGAGGTCCTCTCCGAAGTGCAAGGCGAGAGGCCGGGCGGAGTTGCGGGCGAGCAGATCGTCTGCATCGCCATCGCGCGCGGCCCGATCGCGGATGGGCCGCTGGACCAGATCACCGCTGATTTGTCGCGGCCGCATAACTGGCCTGCGATTGTGGGTCCGATGCTGAGCGATCTCGAATTCTCGCGCATCACCTTCTTCGATATCGCAGCTGTTCTGCCGCATGGCGCGGCGCAGGATGCCGATTTCAAGGCGAAGATGGACGAAGCGATGAGAGTGAATGTCACAAGCCCGTTGGCCATTGCCCGTGCGCTTGCGCAAATTGCGCGCAGCCGGACAGTGCCGCTCGACGTGGTCCATATCTCGAGCGGGGCTGCGTTGCGACCGATTGCGAATTGGGGGGCCTATTGTGCGAGCAAAGCCGCCGCGGCGATGGCGTGGCGGGTGTTCGAGGCAGAGAATGACTTTGTCACCGCCCATATCATTCAGCCCGGAGTGATCGCCACGAAGATGCAGCAAAGGCTGCGTGAGGAAGGCGATCCCAATGCCGCTCCGCGCGCCGCCCTTCGATCCCCGCACGAGGTTGCTCGCGATATCCTTCGCCAATGCGGCTTCGCGCCATGA